The following proteins are encoded in a genomic region of Narcine bancroftii isolate sNarBan1 unplaced genomic scaffold, sNarBan1.hap1 Scaffold_164, whole genome shotgun sequence:
- the LOC138750529 gene encoding microtubule-actin cross-linking factor 1-like isoform X2 has product MGNALCCLRVARVAGEEEQSRRSLTPRKRMTCNCCKKIRGRWFHSRVAAEESSDFNVDRREENTQQETTEDHLQKHRKTVGDLLKWLAVEGHYGVHITEDEFYALGDGFQMEEEDDAMGSFAEMGERLNDHQQGLKEHRQKLSQKEQELVLAIEAAQTFLEQNVQDPLRDEEVALQENLNVLMEEYESALSSADSQLNVIEDLHLELQKFRKDHDEFETLMIHSEKELRKIKAEEFDSTSLTFKLKKQKFLFNDLQFLKGDLRYLRRSWKSLFDAAFLFEIRNAIESYKIPIDPDAISQRVEETVESADARFNALRSECIGLGIRLSTKVFEQWQEKADELRLWLERVERERRMVQLEAIPNPEILQQELENIMVLQGEISEHEDGVEKLQEAAKCLLNLSNDVVPNIVQLRKTTDS; this is encoded by the exons ATGGGCAATGCCTTGTGCTGTCTACGAGTGGCACGAGTGGCTGGGGAAGAGGAGCAGAGTAGGAGATCCCTCACTCCTCGGAAAAGAATGACGTGCAACTGCTGCAAGAAGATCAGAGGCAGGTGGTTTCATTCCCGAGTTGCTGCGGAGGAATCGTCAGACTTCAATGTCGACCGCAGGGAAGAAAACACGCAGCAG GAAACAACAGAAGATCACCTACAAAAACATCGGAAGACAGTAGGTGATCTTCTGAAATGGTTGGCAGTCGAGGGTCACTATGGAGTTCATATCACCGAAGACGAATTCTACGCATTAGGTGATGGTTTCCAGATGGAGGAAGAGGACGATGCGATGGGGTCATTTGCTGAGATGGGCGAAAGACTGAATGACCACCAGCAAGGCCTGAAG gAACATCGCCAAAAGTTGTCCCAGAAAGAGCAAGAGTTGGTTTTGGCCATAGAGGCAGCTCAGACTTTCCTGGAACAAAATGTCCAGGACCCTTTGCGAGACGAGGAAGTTGCACTGCAGGAGAACTTGAATGTCTTGATGGAGGAGTACGAATCCGCTTTATCAAgtgcagattctcaattaaacgtGATTGAGGATCTGCATCTAGAACTGCAGAAGTTCCGAAAAG ATCATGATGAATTTGAAACATTAATGATTCATTCAGAAAAGGAACTACGAAAAATAAAAGCTGAGGAATTTGACTCCACGTCATTGACATTCAAACTTAAGAAgcagaaattcctcttcaatgaTCTTCAGTTTCTCAAAGGGGATCTAAGATACCTCAGACGATCTTGGAAAAGTCTCTTCGATGCTGCCTTTCTCTTTGAAATCAGGAATGCAATTGAAAGCTACAAGATCCCAATTGATCCTGATGCCATAAGCCAACGTGTGGAGGAGACGGTTGAAAGCGCCGATGCTCGCTTCAACGCACTTCGATCAGAA TGCATTGGACTTGGAATCCGTCTTAGCACCAAGGTATTTGAACAATGGCAAGAGAAGGCAGATGAGCTGCGTTTGTGGCTAGAGAGAGTAGAAAGAGAAAGACGAATGGTTCAGCTGGAGGCCATCCCTAATCCAGAAATCTTGCAGCAAGAACTTGAAAATATCATG gttcttcagggaGAAATTTCTGAACATGAAGATGGTGTCGAAAAGTTACAGGAGGCAGCAAAGTGCCTGCTGAATTTGAGCAATGACGTTGTTCCAAATATAGTCCAGCTTCGAAAGACCACAG
- the LOC138750529 gene encoding microtubule-actin cross-linking factor 1-like isoform X1 — MGNALCCLRVARVAGEEEQSRRSLTPRKRMTCNCCKKIRGRWFHSRVAAEESSDFNVDRREENTQQETTEDHLQKHRKTVGDLLKWLAVEGHYGVHITEDEFYALGDGFQMEEEDDAMGSFAEMGERLNDHQQGLKEHRQKLSQKEQELVLAIEAAQTFLEQNVQDPLRDEEVALQENLNVLMEEYESALSSADSQLNVIEDLHLELQKFRKDHDEFETLMIHSEKELRKIKAEEFDSTSLTFKLKKQKFLFNDLQFLKGDLRYLRRSWKSLFDAAFLFEIRNAIESYKIPIDPDAISQRVEETVESADARFNALRSECIGLGIRLSTKVFEQWQEKADELRLWLERVERERRMVQLEAIPNPEILQQELENIMVLQGEISEHEDGVEKLQEAAKCLLNLSNDVVPNIVQLRKTTATIEQRFQCLRQETSEQKRTLERTNVQVEDLEDS; from the exons ATGGGCAATGCCTTGTGCTGTCTACGAGTGGCACGAGTGGCTGGGGAAGAGGAGCAGAGTAGGAGATCCCTCACTCCTCGGAAAAGAATGACGTGCAACTGCTGCAAGAAGATCAGAGGCAGGTGGTTTCATTCCCGAGTTGCTGCGGAGGAATCGTCAGACTTCAATGTCGACCGCAGGGAAGAAAACACGCAGCAG GAAACAACAGAAGATCACCTACAAAAACATCGGAAGACAGTAGGTGATCTTCTGAAATGGTTGGCAGTCGAGGGTCACTATGGAGTTCATATCACCGAAGACGAATTCTACGCATTAGGTGATGGTTTCCAGATGGAGGAAGAGGACGATGCGATGGGGTCATTTGCTGAGATGGGCGAAAGACTGAATGACCACCAGCAAGGCCTGAAG gAACATCGCCAAAAGTTGTCCCAGAAAGAGCAAGAGTTGGTTTTGGCCATAGAGGCAGCTCAGACTTTCCTGGAACAAAATGTCCAGGACCCTTTGCGAGACGAGGAAGTTGCACTGCAGGAGAACTTGAATGTCTTGATGGAGGAGTACGAATCCGCTTTATCAAgtgcagattctcaattaaacgtGATTGAGGATCTGCATCTAGAACTGCAGAAGTTCCGAAAAG ATCATGATGAATTTGAAACATTAATGATTCATTCAGAAAAGGAACTACGAAAAATAAAAGCTGAGGAATTTGACTCCACGTCATTGACATTCAAACTTAAGAAgcagaaattcctcttcaatgaTCTTCAGTTTCTCAAAGGGGATCTAAGATACCTCAGACGATCTTGGAAAAGTCTCTTCGATGCTGCCTTTCTCTTTGAAATCAGGAATGCAATTGAAAGCTACAAGATCCCAATTGATCCTGATGCCATAAGCCAACGTGTGGAGGAGACGGTTGAAAGCGCCGATGCTCGCTTCAACGCACTTCGATCAGAA TGCATTGGACTTGGAATCCGTCTTAGCACCAAGGTATTTGAACAATGGCAAGAGAAGGCAGATGAGCTGCGTTTGTGGCTAGAGAGAGTAGAAAGAGAAAGACGAATGGTTCAGCTGGAGGCCATCCCTAATCCAGAAATCTTGCAGCAAGAACTTGAAAATATCATG gttcttcagggaGAAATTTCTGAACATGAAGATGGTGTCGAAAAGTTACAGGAGGCAGCAAAGTGCCTGCTGAATTTGAGCAATGACGTTGTTCCAAATATAGTCCAGCTTCGAAAGACCACAG CTACCATCGAACAGAGATTCCAGTGTTTGCGTCAGGAAACATCAGAGCAGAAGAGGACGTTGGAACGGACAAATGTCCAAGTGGAAGATCTTGAAG